A region of the Fischerella sp. PCC 9605 genome:
GAGAAGGCACAGAATACACCAGTCAATGTCAATTTAAATGTTAATGCTCAACGGCGAGTTGTAAACGGACGCAATATTATCGCTCATCTACCAGGTGTAACTCAGCCAAAGCTGATCGTTGGTGGACACTACGACTCAGTGCCGGGTTCTCCGGGGGCAAACGACAACGCTTCTGGAACAGCAGTTGTATTAGCTCTAGCTCGTCATTTGTCAAACACAGATCTTGGTCGTCAAGCCTGGTTTGTTGCTTTCGCTGGCGAGGAAGATGGATTACACGGCTCAAAAGCATTTGTAAATGCCGCTACCCCAGAATTCCTCTCAGGTTTGAAAGGAATGCTAAATTTTGACATGGTAGGCGTTAACGATCGGCTTGGTATAGGTGGTACATCGTCGTTAACCGCATTCGCAAAAGCTACTGAACCCGACGTCAAAATCTTTGGTTCCTATGGTGGTAGCGATCATGCACCGTTTGCTGAAAAAAACGTGCCAGTCCTGTTTTTCTACCGTGGTCAGGAACCAAACTACCATACACCAAATGATAAAACGGTAGACCCAAAATTGCTAAATGAAACCACGCAAACAGCGCTGGATATCATCAAGCAATTGCTGCAAGTTAACTGATTTGTGGGTGAGGAAAACGGAGTTTTGTCTCCTGCTGATAGTGTTGAAACCCATCTTTTAACTTAGAAATCTGCAATGTCCGCTAATTTTTCCTTAAAGAAATCGCTAACAAATTTATCTTTAGTATCTGTGGGAGCTATGACAGCTCTTTTCGGAGCACAGTTAATGCCCACCAAAGCAGTGCTGACTCAACAACCAATCGCACAGCTACCGTCTAATCCATCAGTTAATACTAATACTAACTTTATTGCCGCTGCGGTAGAAAAAACTGGATCGGCAGTGGTTCGGATTGACTCCACACGCACGCTTAGTAGTCGATACGCGCCAGATGGTAGGCGGATAGCACGGGGTACTGGCTCTGGCTTTATCCTTAGATCAAATGGCTTAATTTTGACTAACGCTCACGTAGTTTCTGGCGCAGACACGGTTAGAGTAACATTGAAAGACGGTCGTAGTTTTACAGGTCGGGTATTGGGAGCAGATAGAGCGACAGATGTAGCAGTAGTACAAATTCAGGCTAATAATTTACCGATCGTCAGCATTGGTAATTCCGACCAGTTAAAACCTGGAGAATGGGCGATCGCGATCGGCAACCCCCTCGGTTTAGATAACACTGTCACAGTGGGTATTATCAGTGGCACAGAACGTTCTAGTCGTGCCTTTGGTGCACGCGATGGGGGGATTGGTTTCATCCAGACAGATGCAGCTATTAACCCTGGTAATTCTGGCGGGCCGCTATTGAATCAAAGAGGGCAAGTCATCGGCATTAACACTGCGATCATTCGAGGTACTCAAGGATTAGGATTTGCCATCCCCATCAACCAGGCACAGCAGATTGCTAACCAGTTGATAGCCCAGGCTGGCTAATACTGCACCCTGTAATTCCTCTTTTGTTACTTTCAGCAGAGAATAATCTTGAAACCTTATTTTTGGGTACTTTTTCAACAAGGGAATGTAAATGACAAATCTGGAATGCGATCGCGCAATTCATGACTTTGTTTGAGGTTCAAGGTAGAATCAGTATTTTTCTCTCCTCGTAGTAACAAAAGAGGGATAAATCCCCGACTTCTGGTGAGAAGTCGGGGATCTGTCTTTTTCAAAACCTAATTTTTGCCATAGTTTTTAATTCATATCAGGCGTCCCTTATTTATCAATATCTAAGGTTAAGAAAAGATTATTAAAAGGTTACTAATTGACTAATATATTCGCAAAAAATTGCCGACACCCAAATTTTTCTGGTGCAGGGTTTTCTGAAATCTTAAGTTAAACCTACAGGCTGATGGTTTGAGCTTTAAATCTGACTACGCTTTTATATCATCTGCCTATTTGCGGAGGAAATTTTCAGATGCCATCTTCTACATTTGACTGGGAACAAATTAATGTACCTGAAATTGTCGAGAGTCTCACAGGATTAATTTTTGCACCTGTGATTCTTCCTCTTGCCGCAGCGGTACATCAGCCTACAGTCCAAACAGCCATCAAAGGGGGAATTGCTCTTTCCGAAAGGTGTAAAGAAGCACTAGCAGAAACTACAGAGGTAATTGAAAACTTAGCAGCAGAGGTCAATGCTGAACTCATCAATAAC
Encoded here:
- a CDS encoding trypsin-like peptidase domain-containing protein, producing the protein MTALFGAQLMPTKAVLTQQPIAQLPSNPSVNTNTNFIAAAVEKTGSAVVRIDSTRTLSSRYAPDGRRIARGTGSGFILRSNGLILTNAHVVSGADTVRVTLKDGRSFTGRVLGADRATDVAVVQIQANNLPIVSIGNSDQLKPGEWAIAIGNPLGLDNTVTVGIISGTERSSRAFGARDGGIGFIQTDAAINPGNSGGPLLNQRGQVIGINTAIIRGTQGLGFAIPINQAQQIANQLIAQAG